The Spodoptera frugiperda isolate SF20-4 chromosome 2, AGI-APGP_CSIRO_Sfru_2.0, whole genome shotgun sequence genome has a window encoding:
- the LOC118269411 gene encoding prostaglandin reductase 1-like gives MLHKMVPTYNFAKRMYSAAAGKVKAHKYVLTKYFEGEPKKSDFKIVEEELPELKEGEVLAETEYISVDPYMRVYMNSRQLPADMIGGQVAKIISSRNPKYPIGKYVSGYFGWRTHAILNPDVRITHPGFIPVTVVPDLGPHPVSLSLGVLGMTGNTAYFGIREIIKPKPGETIVITGAAGAVGSHVGQIGKIVGCRVVGFAGTDEKCEYLEKELGFDRAFNYKTVDIKAALKDSCPKKVDCYFDNVGGEISATIMNHMNRYGRVGVCGTISSYSAATPPKVTIMQPGIVFKELRVEGFNVNRWADRWNEGIQKNLNWLNEGKLKYHEKVYHGFDNMVDALVGMLRGENIGKAVVKVK, from the exons ATGTTGCACAAAATGGTTCCTACATATAATTTTGCCAAGCGCATGTATTCAGCGGCTGCTGGAAAAGTAAAAGCGCATAAGTATGTGCTTACCAAGTATTTTGAAGGTGAACCAAAGAAATCTGATTTCAAAATCGTCGAAGAGGAACTTCCAGAGTTAAAAGAGGGAG AAGTACTGGCGGAGACTGAATATATCAGCGTGGACCCATACATGAGGGTATACATGAACAGCCGTCAATTACCTGCTGATATGATCGGTGGACAAGTAGCAAA AATTATATCGAGTCGGAACCCAAAATATCCTATTGGGAAATACGTATCAGGATATTTCGGATGGCGCACACACGCTATCCTTAACCCTGATGTCCGTATTACGCACCCTGGTTTTATCCCTGTCACAGTTGTGCCTGATTTGGGACCTCACCCTGTATCCCTCAGCTTAGGAGTTCTCGGTATGACAGG AAATACAGCGTACTTCGGTATTCGAGAGATAATCAAGCCTAAACCTGGTGAGACGATTGTAATTACTGGCGCCGCTGGTGCTGTTGGATCACACGTGGGGCAAATTGGCAAGATAGTGG GTTGCCGCGTTGTTGGCTTTGCGGGTACGGAtgaaaaatgtgaatatttagaAAAGGAACTTGGCTTTGATCGGGCTTTCAACTACAAAACTGTAGACATCAAAGCTGCTCTTAAAGACAGTTGTCCTAAAAAAGTTGACTGCTACTTTGataat GTGGGCGGTGAAATTAGTGCAACAATAATGAATCACATGAACAGATATGGAAGAGTCGGTGTTTGTGGAACGATTTCATCGTATAGTGCGGCGACACCGCCAaaag taacgATCATGCAACCAGGTATCGTTTTTAAGGAATTGAGAGTAGAAGGATTTAACGTAAACCGTTGGGCCGATCGGTGGAATGAAGGAATCCAAAAGAACTTAAATTGGCTTAATgaaggaaaattaaaatatcacgaGAAAGTGTACCACGGTTTTGATAACATGGTGGATGCTCTCGTGGGTATGCTGAGAGGAGAGAATATTGGCAAAGCTGTCGTTAAAGTTAAATAG
- the LOC118269243 gene encoding uncharacterized protein LOC118269243 isoform X1, protein MKVGDVPNNGYLINNSYASMIPLIWILKIFALNGNVDPTRSKSSILFKSVCAMLVLGSVSFYCLAYKISNIYYKLDLSIRLTDSAQIIADYCQYAMDLYFVYRYGRHMYMEYFKQYEKMDNFLDTNCYPAMKRKLIKIMTYFTIIWFLSSFSDMGAWAVTFGWWIPFVHVISYVFLYIKMLTTLDLIANVIQIEARLRMMSNLVQNCYTCTEICPIGMLADSVRNKNWLYCEDERPPQSSKVRPVDNYEIKRLCKCYLLLTEQVMFINKMYGFRVLLNTLNLLLDMVKILNLAIRITIGTQKTLYNGDNYNYLPGFTGLMRFVTCCTIIITLVDQCEQTYRQRERIINVIDHLLLNKRPDEDLKPAIMDLRTLLQDRPISFNMSNFFSLNYSLLVSIASVVVTYTIILLQSVN, encoded by the exons ATGAAAGTGGGTGACGTTCCAAATAATggttatttgataaataattcgTACGCTTCAATGATACCTTTGATATGGATCTTAAAAATATTCGCATTAAACGGTAATGTAGATCCGACTCGATCCAAGTCGTCCATTCTCTTTAAAAGTGTCTGTGCAATGTTAGTTCTTGGTTCTGTGAGTTTTTATTGCTTAGCATACAAAATAAGCAATATTTACTATAAGCTAGATCTTTCTATCAGACTTACAGACTCGGCACAGATAATTGCAGACTACTGCCAATATGCCATGGATTTATACTTCGTTTATAGATATGGAAGGCACATGTACATGGAATACTTCAAACAGTACGAGAAAATGGATAACTTCCTTGACACGAATTGTTATCCTGCGATGaaaagaaaacttattaaaataatgacgtattttacaattatttggtttctgAGTTCCTTTAGTGATATGGGAGCATGGGCTGTAACGTTTGGATGGTGGATTCCATTCGTTCATGTTATATCATACGTGTTTCTGTACATTAAAATGCTGACGACATTAGACTTGATAGCCAACGTGATACAAATAGAGGCTCGACTTCGAATGATGAGTAATCTTGTTCAAAATTGCTACACTTGTACGGAAATATGTCCGATTGGGATGTTGGCGGATTCTGTACGCAACAAAAATTGGCTATACTGTGAAGATGAGAGACCACCTCAAAGTTCCAAAGTTCGTCCGGTGGATAATTACGAAATTAAGCGGCTTTGCAAGTGTTACCTTCTATTGACGGAGCAAGTGATGTTCATTAACAAAATGTACGGATTTAGG GTTCTGCTAAACACTTTAAATCTGCTCCTGGACAtggtaaaaatattgaatttagcAATCAGAATCACCATCGGTACTCAG AAGACTCTTTATAACGGCgacaattacaattatttaccgGGATTTACGGGACTAATGCGTTTTGTAACATGTTGTACAATTATAATTACTCTAGTAGATCAGTGTGAACAAACCTATAGACAAAGAGAGCGTATCATCAATGTGATTGACCATCTTCTATTGAACAAAAGGCCAG ATGAAGATCTGAAACCTGCCATAATGGATTTGAGGACGCTGCTACAAGACCGACCCATCAGCTTCAACATGTCTAATTTCTTCTCACTAAACTATTCTCTTTTAGTTTCTATAGCTTCTGTTGTAGTAACATACACTATTATATTGTTACAAAGTGTAAATTAA
- the LOC118269243 gene encoding uncharacterized protein LOC118269243 isoform X2, giving the protein MKVGDVPNNGYLINNSYASMIPLIWILKIFALNGNVDPTRSKSSILFKSVCAMLVLGSVSFYCLAYKISNIYYKLDLSIRLTDSAQIIADYCQYAMDLYFVYRYGRHMYMEYFKQYEKMDNFLDTNCYPAMKRKLIKIMTYFTIIWFLSSFSDMGAWAVTFGWWIPFVHVISYVFLYIKMLTTLDLIANVIQIEARLRMMSNLVQNCYTCTEICPIGMLADSVRNKNWLYCEDERPPQSSKVRPVDNYEIKRLCKCYLLLTEQVMFINKMYGFRVLLNTLNLLLDMVKILNLAIRITIGTQTLYNGDNYNYLPGFTGLMRFVTCCTIIITLVDQCEQTYRQRERIINVIDHLLLNKRPDEDLKPAIMDLRTLLQDRPISFNMSNFFSLNYSLLVSIASVVVTYTIILLQSVN; this is encoded by the exons ATGAAAGTGGGTGACGTTCCAAATAATggttatttgataaataattcgTACGCTTCAATGATACCTTTGATATGGATCTTAAAAATATTCGCATTAAACGGTAATGTAGATCCGACTCGATCCAAGTCGTCCATTCTCTTTAAAAGTGTCTGTGCAATGTTAGTTCTTGGTTCTGTGAGTTTTTATTGCTTAGCATACAAAATAAGCAATATTTACTATAAGCTAGATCTTTCTATCAGACTTACAGACTCGGCACAGATAATTGCAGACTACTGCCAATATGCCATGGATTTATACTTCGTTTATAGATATGGAAGGCACATGTACATGGAATACTTCAAACAGTACGAGAAAATGGATAACTTCCTTGACACGAATTGTTATCCTGCGATGaaaagaaaacttattaaaataatgacgtattttacaattatttggtttctgAGTTCCTTTAGTGATATGGGAGCATGGGCTGTAACGTTTGGATGGTGGATTCCATTCGTTCATGTTATATCATACGTGTTTCTGTACATTAAAATGCTGACGACATTAGACTTGATAGCCAACGTGATACAAATAGAGGCTCGACTTCGAATGATGAGTAATCTTGTTCAAAATTGCTACACTTGTACGGAAATATGTCCGATTGGGATGTTGGCGGATTCTGTACGCAACAAAAATTGGCTATACTGTGAAGATGAGAGACCACCTCAAAGTTCCAAAGTTCGTCCGGTGGATAATTACGAAATTAAGCGGCTTTGCAAGTGTTACCTTCTATTGACGGAGCAAGTGATGTTCATTAACAAAATGTACGGATTTAGG GTTCTGCTAAACACTTTAAATCTGCTCCTGGACAtggtaaaaatattgaatttagcAATCAGAATCACCATCGGTACTCAG ACTCTTTATAACGGCgacaattacaattatttaccgGGATTTACGGGACTAATGCGTTTTGTAACATGTTGTACAATTATAATTACTCTAGTAGATCAGTGTGAACAAACCTATAGACAAAGAGAGCGTATCATCAATGTGATTGACCATCTTCTATTGAACAAAAGGCCAG ATGAAGATCTGAAACCTGCCATAATGGATTTGAGGACGCTGCTACAAGACCGACCCATCAGCTTCAACATGTCTAATTTCTTCTCACTAAACTATTCTCTTTTAGTTTCTATAGCTTCTGTTGTAGTAACATACACTATTATATTGTTACAAAGTGTAAATTAA
- the LOC118269178 gene encoding methylated-DNA--protein-cysteine methyltransferase, inducible: protein MTLSKVLAKYSNNSGNAVYVQSYESPVGKAIAAADDDFLYTVTFENSKNFEKCFETLAKELSCSFIESENKILKRFEKELSDYFEGKLKKFTVPTKTIGSEFQKIVWEKLMELPYGSTQTYGDLAKDLGRPPSHSRAIGAACGANSLLIVVPCHRLVASGSKGGYNSGVDRKDKLIELEKTFS from the exons atgactcTTTCGAAGGTTTTAGCGAAATATTCTAATAATAGTGGGAATGCCGTTTATGTCCAGAGCTATGAATCTCCTGTCGGCAAAGCTATTGCAGCAGCTGACGACGATTTTCTATACACAGTAACTTTTGAGAATTCCAAaaactttgaaaaatgtttcgAAACACTTGCCAAGGAACTTTCATGTAGTTTTATCGAAAgcgaaaacaaaatattgaagaGATTCGAAAAAGAATTATCTGACTATTTTGAAGGTAAATTGAAAAAGTTTACAGTGCCTACTAAAACGATTGGTTCTGAGTTTCAGAAG ATTGTATGGGAGAAACTAATGGAACTGCCATATGGATCAACACAGACTTACGGTGATTTAGCAAAAGATTTAGGCCGTCCCCCAAGCCATTCCAGGGCCATCGGAGCAGCCTGTGGTGCAAACTCTTTGCTAATAGTAGTGCCATGTCACAGACTTGTAGCTTCGGGATCCAAAGGAGGATATAATAGTGGAGTGGATCGCAAAGACAAACTCATTGAATTAGAAAAGacattttcatga